In one window of Prevotella sp. E13-17 DNA:
- a CDS encoding cobaltochelatase subunit CobN, with protein sequence MRIFKGHKRVWQTIGMVALLWLLFTFYNHWLSRTKIAFVNFQPVTLQAFSQANDNPMIKLYEVKTDELDELDDYDVVLITGMGLQITAEQRQQIQDAANSGVPVFTLMATNPDNNISNFTIDETVLLSKFMMSESKKNYRSMLNFLRRNIDGKLVCTGDIALPEQKPSDYLYYPLADQQTGEDEHEFLSVGDYEKFMKKQGLWFEGNKKIMVTGLITDPTELIKSLVARKYNVYPVSSFLHLLDFAKEIRPDAIINMAHGRLGDEMVEFLTEQNIPLFDPLNVNMEIEQWQQDPMGMVGGFMSQSVVMPEIDGAIRTTAVFGLRKDDDGLLHPYAIPDRLEKFVKTVDHVMALQTKKNSEKRLAIVYFKGPGQGNLTASGMDVAQSLYNTLVNLRAQGYNVSGLPATATEFRQKVMQMVNDPASFPRILYGNIALLPQPLAGEGKDVFKIIHGTGQKPPQNYIDTYLWIQNDFKADALLHFGTHGSLEFTPQKQVALDSNDWPDRLVGSLPHFYYYTIDNVGEAMIAKRRTYATLLSYLTPAFHESRLRQTYQKLQDNIFAYQNNKGDKQQLAQTIKLLTEQLGLHRDLGIESPSYSEADIERIGNYAEELASEKITDTPYVMGVPYTQEDIRSTVFSMTVDPIAHSLYTLDRQRGKAPSGLDSQRAKFNAIYLKRAEALVDRLYGNSQPLTMEQLSAITGLSPMMIARADSITEAQNAPKGMMAMMMAASRKNGNKTSRGMGMMGDMKNGATTIPEPKRNPIAKMMQWNMRKMMAKKDPQMMLAIAKKMGASEEALKKMEAGLKKQMGDLSPNTSHKEKGAQEEKIVDRRELELAHAVNEVRTALSNIGRYRQYLTESPKEELQALVNGLNGGYTAPSPGGDLIVNPNTLPTGRNLFAINAEETPTADAWEKGVALAKTTIAEYQRKHHGEYPRKVSYTLWSGEFIQTGGATIAQVLYMLGVEPVRDRYGRVSDLMLIPTEKLGRPRIDVVVQTSGQLRDLAASRLFLINRAVRMAAEAVDDQYDNQVRAGIEESERYLIDKGISPKQAREMSQYRVFGGAGGGYGTGIQTMVEQGNAWDNDQQIAEVYMNNMGAFYGDQEHWMSDMHEAFSAALTRTDVVVQPRQNNTWGALSLDHVYEFMGGMNMAVRQVTGKDPDAVFSDYRNRNNYRIQDSKEAIGVEARTKLFNPSYIKNALKGGDLHTDEIAEMVRNTYGWNVMKPKNIDKEMWNEVYDVYIKDKYHLDIQQQFAEVNPGALQEMTATMMETARKGYWKATPQQLADIAALHTDLVNRFGPTGSTFESNNPKLQAFIAQQAPQAQGKAYQQRMSKDLSKAKGMVMEKQTTQIGEAEETGSATSSILVVGIVLVLFVALVVMRRKRK encoded by the coding sequence ATGAGAATTTTCAAAGGGCATAAACGTGTGTGGCAGACAATAGGCATGGTGGCCTTACTGTGGCTGCTCTTCACGTTCTACAACCACTGGCTGAGTCGCACGAAAATTGCTTTCGTCAACTTCCAGCCCGTCACACTGCAAGCTTTCTCACAGGCCAACGACAATCCAATGATCAAGCTCTACGAGGTGAAGACCGACGAGCTGGACGAACTTGACGACTATGATGTGGTTCTGATAACAGGCATGGGACTGCAGATTACCGCTGAACAGCGGCAACAGATACAGGATGCGGCCAACAGCGGTGTCCCTGTCTTTACGTTGATGGCCACCAATCCAGACAATAACATATCGAACTTCACCATCGACGAGACTGTTCTGCTGTCGAAATTCATGATGAGTGAATCGAAGAAGAACTATCGCAGCATGCTGAACTTCCTGCGTCGCAACATTGACGGAAAACTTGTCTGCACCGGTGACATCGCGCTGCCAGAGCAAAAGCCAAGTGACTATCTGTACTATCCACTGGCTGACCAGCAGACTGGCGAGGATGAACATGAGTTCCTCAGCGTCGGCGACTATGAGAAGTTCATGAAGAAACAGGGACTTTGGTTCGAGGGCAACAAGAAGATTATGGTGACAGGACTCATCACCGACCCCACCGAACTGATCAAGTCGCTGGTGGCTCGGAAGTATAATGTCTATCCTGTCTCCTCGTTCCTTCATCTGCTCGACTTCGCCAAGGAGATACGCCCCGATGCCATCATCAACATGGCACACGGACGACTGGGTGACGAGATGGTGGAGTTCTTGACAGAACAGAACATTCCGCTTTTCGACCCGCTGAACGTGAATATGGAGATAGAGCAGTGGCAACAAGACCCTATGGGCATGGTTGGCGGCTTTATGTCGCAGAGCGTGGTGATGCCAGAGATTGACGGTGCCATCCGCACGACAGCAGTGTTCGGGCTGCGCAAGGATGACGACGGACTTCTGCATCCCTATGCCATACCTGACCGTCTGGAGAAGTTTGTCAAGACCGTTGACCATGTGATGGCGCTGCAGACGAAGAAGAATAGCGAGAAGCGTCTGGCTATTGTCTATTTCAAAGGTCCTGGCCAAGGCAATCTCACCGCCAGTGGCATGGACGTGGCACAGTCGCTCTACAACACGCTGGTGAACCTTCGGGCGCAGGGCTACAACGTCAGCGGTCTGCCCGCCACAGCTACTGAGTTCCGTCAGAAGGTCATGCAGATGGTCAACGACCCAGCCTCTTTTCCTCGCATTCTGTATGGCAACATCGCCTTGCTGCCTCAGCCGCTGGCTGGTGAAGGAAAGGATGTGTTTAAGATCATTCATGGCACAGGACAGAAACCGCCACAGAACTATATCGACACCTATCTCTGGATTCAGAATGACTTTAAGGCCGATGCCCTGTTGCATTTCGGCACACACGGCTCATTGGAGTTCACGCCTCAGAAGCAGGTTGCACTCGACAGTAACGACTGGCCCGATCGTCTGGTGGGCAGTCTGCCTCACTTCTATTATTACACCATCGACAATGTGGGCGAGGCTATGATTGCCAAGCGTCGCACGTATGCCACATTGCTGTCGTACCTCACACCTGCTTTCCATGAAAGTCGGCTGCGCCAAACTTATCAGAAACTGCAAGACAACATCTTTGCCTATCAGAATAACAAGGGTGACAAGCAGCAGTTGGCACAGACCATCAAGCTGCTGACAGAGCAACTGGGACTTCATAGAGACCTGGGCATTGAGAGTCCATCTTATTCAGAGGCAGACATTGAGCGCATCGGCAACTACGCTGAGGAACTGGCCAGCGAGAAGATTACGGACACACCGTATGTCATGGGTGTGCCCTATACGCAGGAGGATATCCGTTCTACGGTGTTCTCCATGACCGTCGATCCCATCGCCCACAGTCTCTATACCCTTGACAGACAGCGGGGAAAGGCGCCAAGCGGTTTGGATTCACAGCGCGCAAAGTTCAATGCCATCTACCTGAAACGTGCTGAAGCGCTGGTAGATCGTCTGTATGGCAACAGTCAGCCACTCACGATGGAACAGCTATCTGCAATCACAGGACTTAGTCCCATGATGATTGCTCGTGCCGACAGTATCACTGAGGCGCAGAATGCTCCGAAGGGCATGATGGCAATGATGATGGCGGCATCGAGAAAGAATGGAAACAAGACGTCTCGGGGTATGGGGATGATGGGTGACATGAAGAATGGCGCAACTACGATTCCCGAACCAAAGCGCAATCCTATTGCGAAGATGATGCAATGGAACATGCGCAAGATGATGGCAAAGAAAGATCCTCAGATGATGCTTGCCATTGCCAAAAAGATGGGAGCAAGCGAAGAGGCCTTGAAGAAGATGGAGGCTGGACTGAAAAAGCAGATGGGGGACCTCTCCCCCAATACCTCTCACAAAGAGAAGGGAGCCCAGGAAGAAAAGATTGTGGATCGTCGGGAACTGGAACTGGCTCATGCCGTCAACGAGGTGCGCACGGCTCTGAGTAACATTGGCCGCTACCGACAGTATCTGACGGAAAGTCCGAAAGAAGAACTGCAGGCACTGGTGAACGGACTGAATGGTGGCTACACGGCACCATCGCCAGGCGGCGACCTCATCGTCAATCCCAACACGCTGCCTACGGGACGCAACCTCTTTGCCATCAATGCAGAGGAGACGCCCACAGCAGATGCCTGGGAGAAGGGCGTGGCTTTGGCCAAGACCACGATAGCAGAATATCAGAGGAAGCACCATGGCGAATATCCCCGCAAGGTCAGCTACACGCTATGGTCGGGCGAGTTCATCCAAACGGGTGGTGCTACCATCGCCCAGGTGCTCTACATGTTGGGCGTAGAACCTGTCAGAGACCGTTACGGACGTGTGAGCGACCTGATGCTGATACCAACGGAGAAGTTGGGTCGTCCGCGTATCGACGTGGTGGTTCAGACCTCTGGACAGCTACGCGATCTGGCAGCGTCACGACTGTTCCTTATCAACAGGGCGGTGCGCATGGCTGCAGAGGCAGTCGATGACCAGTATGACAATCAGGTGCGGGCTGGCATTGAGGAGAGCGAGCGCTATCTCATCGACAAGGGCATCTCACCCAAACAGGCCCGTGAGATGTCTCAGTACCGCGTCTTTGGAGGCGCTGGCGGTGGCTATGGCACAGGCATACAGACAATGGTGGAACAGGGCAATGCCTGGGACAACGATCAGCAGATTGCCGAGGTCTATATGAACAACATGGGAGCCTTCTATGGTGACCAGGAGCACTGGATGAGCGATATGCACGAAGCGTTCTCGGCTGCCTTGACACGCACTGACGTGGTGGTGCAGCCGCGACAGAACAATACATGGGGTGCCCTCTCGCTCGACCATGTCTATGAGTTCATGGGTGGCATGAACATGGCGGTGCGTCAGGTAACGGGTAAGGATCCTGATGCCGTGTTCAGTGATTATCGCAATCGCAACAACTACCGCATACAGGACTCCAAGGAGGCCATCGGCGTAGAGGCCCGCACCAAACTCTTCAATCCGTCTTATATCAAAAATGCGCTGAAAGGTGGCGACCTGCATACCGACGAGATTGCAGAGATGGTGCGCAACACTTACGGCTGGAACGTGATGAAGCCCAAGAATATTGATAAGGAGATGTGGAATGAGGTGTACGACGTCTATATCAAGGACAAATATCATTTGGACATTCAGCAACAGTTTGCCGAGGTGAATCCCGGTGCCCTGCAAGAGATGACAGCAACAATGATGGAGACGGCGCGTAAAGGCTACTGGAAGGCCACACCCCAACAATTGGCAGACATCGCCGCACTGCATACCGACCTCGTCAATCGTTTTGGGCCTACAGGTTCGACCTTCGAAAGCAACAACCCCAAACTTCAGGCGTTTATTGCCCAGCAGGCTCCACAGGCGCAAGGTAAAGCTTATCAGCAACGTATGAGTAAAGACCTTAGCAAGGCAAAAGGTATGGTGATGGAGAAACAGACCACCCAAATAGGTGAAGCTGAGGAGACAGGCAGCGCAACGAGCAGCATTCTCGTGGTGGGTATTGTCTTGGTGCTCTTTGTAGCACTGGTCGTCATGCGACGTAAACGTAAGTGA
- a CDS encoding MotA/TolQ/ExbB proton channel family protein, whose product MEIISKGLFGIANSLLIPDVILLILFFIRALIMLGGTYSQFMIRRKNSQLLDDTIKELRPEGISHLRSLLPEKPNALFTKYLSDLLSHPATEEYADFIISHYETEAAKDVNLSRLLTKLGPVLGLIGTLISMSPALVGLSTGDISGMAYNMQVVFSATVVGLVISAVGLFTQQLKARWYAKDVNRLDYVSRIYQQNHEKEA is encoded by the coding sequence ATGGAAATTATATCAAAAGGGTTGTTTGGAATAGCCAATTCGCTGCTGATTCCTGATGTTATTCTGCTAATCTTATTCTTTATCCGCGCACTCATCATGCTGGGCGGCACGTACAGCCAGTTCATGATTCGCCGCAAGAACAGCCAGTTGCTCGATGATACCATCAAGGAACTGCGCCCGGAAGGTATCAGCCACCTGCGTAGCTTGTTGCCAGAAAAGCCCAATGCGCTGTTTACCAAATATCTGAGCGACCTGCTCAGTCATCCTGCAACAGAGGAGTATGCCGACTTCATCATCAGTCATTATGAGACGGAGGCCGCCAAGGATGTGAACCTATCTCGTCTGCTGACCAAGCTGGGACCTGTGTTGGGACTTATCGGCACACTCATTTCTATGTCGCCAGCTCTGGTCGGACTGTCAACAGGCGACATCTCCGGCATGGCCTACAACATGCAGGTCGTGTTCTCGGCCACCGTCGTCGGTCTGGTAATCTCTGCCGTCGGCTTATTTACCCAGCAGCTCAAAGCTCGGTGGTATGCCAAGGATGTGAACCGCTTGGATTATGTTTCACGAATTTATCAGCAGAATCATGAGAAAGAGGCGTAA
- a CDS encoding DUF2149 domain-containing protein, giving the protein MMRKRRNSNILQEDDGDPLSVVVNLFDVAMVFAVSLMVAMVMHMNMTEVFGQEDFTIVKNPGKENMEIITKEGKEINTYKASGQTTEGGTQGRRLGTAYQLDNGQIIYVPDE; this is encoded by the coding sequence ATCATGAGAAAGAGGCGTAACAGCAATATACTGCAGGAGGACGATGGCGATCCACTGAGCGTGGTGGTCAACCTGTTTGATGTGGCAATGGTGTTTGCCGTGTCGCTGATGGTAGCCATGGTGATGCACATGAACATGACGGAGGTCTTCGGACAGGAAGACTTTACAATTGTCAAGAACCCTGGCAAGGAGAACATGGAGATCATCACCAAAGAGGGCAAGGAAATCAACACTTACAAAGCCAGCGGACAGACGACAGAAGGCGGCACGCAAGGACGTCGTCTCGGTACTGCCTACCAGTTGGACAACGGTCAAATAATCTATGTGCCAGATGAGTAG
- a CDS encoding gluconate 5-dehydrogenase: MANIFSLEGKNAWITGASYGIGFNIAKAFVAAGAKNIIFNDINEAALQRGLDNYKEAGIENVKGYVCDVTDENAVKALVEKIHEEVGQIDILVNNAGIIKRIPMHEMKRAEFQQVIDIDLVGPFICSSAVIPEMMERREGKIINICSMMSELGRETVSAYAAAKGGLKMLTRNICSEYGEYNIQCNGIGPGYIATPQTAPLRERQPDGSRHPFDSFICAKTPAGRWLEPSELGGPAVFLASHASDAVNGHVLYVDGGILAYIGKQPK, translated from the coding sequence ATGGCTAACATTTTTTCATTAGAGGGTAAGAATGCCTGGATCACAGGCGCTTCCTACGGTATTGGTTTCAACATCGCCAAGGCTTTTGTGGCTGCCGGTGCTAAGAACATCATCTTCAACGACATCAACGAGGCTGCCCTGCAGCGCGGATTGGACAATTACAAGGAGGCAGGTATCGAGAACGTGAAGGGATATGTTTGCGACGTCACCGATGAGAATGCTGTCAAGGCACTTGTTGAGAAGATTCACGAGGAGGTAGGTCAGATTGATATTCTGGTCAACAATGCTGGTATCATCAAGCGTATTCCTATGCATGAGATGAAGCGTGCCGAGTTCCAGCAGGTCATCGATATCGACCTCGTTGGTCCGTTCATCTGCTCTTCTGCTGTTATTCCCGAGATGATGGAGCGCCGCGAGGGTAAGATCATCAACATCTGTTCAATGATGAGCGAGCTGGGTCGCGAGACGGTCAGCGCCTATGCTGCCGCTAAGGGTGGTTTGAAGATGCTGACTCGCAACATCTGTTCAGAGTATGGCGAGTATAACATCCAGTGCAATGGCATTGGCCCGGGCTATATTGCCACACCTCAGACAGCACCTCTGCGCGAGCGTCAGCCCGATGGCAGCCGTCATCCGTTCGACTCGTTTATCTGTGCCAAGACTCCAGCAGGTCGCTGGCTCGAACCCTCAGAGCTGGGTGGTCCCGCCGTATTCCTGGCTTCGCATGCGTCCGATGCCGTCAACGGTCACGTGCTCTATGTCGATGGTGGTATTCTGGCCTACATCGGCAAGCAGCCTAAGTAA
- a CDS encoding FKBP-type peptidyl-prolyl cis-trans isomerase, translating into MDKVSYALGLGIGQQLAQMGANDLNVDDFAQSIKDVLAGNELKVSHREAQEIVQEYFAKKEEKMNAERAEKGKAAKAEGEKYLTENAKKEGVITTESGLQYQVLKEGNGKKPSAKDSVKCHYEGFLIDGTVFDSSVQRGEPATFGLQQVIAGWTEGLQLMQEGAKYRFFIPYRLAYGEGGAGAMIPPFATLIFDVELLEVVK; encoded by the coding sequence ATGGATAAAGTAAGCTACGCCCTGGGACTGGGTATTGGACAGCAGTTGGCACAGATGGGTGCCAACGACCTGAACGTAGATGACTTCGCACAGTCTATCAAAGACGTGCTGGCTGGTAACGAACTGAAGGTTTCGCACCGCGAAGCACAAGAGATCGTGCAGGAATACTTTGCAAAGAAAGAAGAGAAAATGAACGCCGAGCGTGCCGAAAAGGGCAAGGCTGCCAAGGCAGAAGGCGAGAAATATCTGACCGAGAACGCTAAGAAAGAGGGCGTCATCACCACCGAGAGCGGACTGCAATACCAGGTGCTGAAGGAAGGAAATGGCAAAAAGCCTTCAGCAAAGGATTCGGTGAAGTGCCACTATGAGGGTTTCCTCATCGATGGTACCGTGTTCGACAGCAGCGTACAGCGCGGCGAGCCCGCCACCTTCGGACTGCAACAGGTCATCGCAGGATGGACCGAGGGACTGCAGCTGATGCAGGAGGGTGCCAAGTACCGCTTCTTCATCCCCTACCGTCTGGCTTACGGCGAGGGTGGTGCAGGTGCCATGATTCCTCCTTTCGCTACACTGATCTTCGATGTAGAACTGCTCGAGGTCGTGAAGTAA
- a CDS encoding FKBP-type peptidyl-prolyl cis-trans isomerase — translation MKKLTFVAGMAIAAVALVSCDGGAPKASLKSDIDTLTYAIGVANSPYMKQMIQDSTYTAEFIKGIKDGANAGEDKKKAAYFAGFQLGQEIGNRWKKGLNEQIYGADTTKTISMRNLLAGLIGGIKGDATMTPEEAGETAQRLMDQIQKTQQEKAKADGEAFLAANAKKEGVKVTESGLQYKVLKAGNGAIPNDSSIVRVKYRGTLVDGTEFDSSSKYGDEPATFRANQVIKGWTEALTMMPVGSKWELYIPYQLAYGEQGSRGIRPYSALIFEVELVEIKDAE, via the coding sequence ATGAAGAAATTAACATTCGTGGCCGGTATGGCCATTGCAGCCGTAGCACTGGTTTCGTGCGACGGCGGTGCACCTAAAGCAAGTCTGAAAAGTGACATTGACACTCTGACCTACGCTATTGGTGTTGCCAACTCTCCCTACATGAAGCAGATGATTCAGGACTCCACCTACACTGCCGAATTTATTAAGGGTATCAAGGATGGTGCTAACGCCGGAGAAGACAAGAAGAAGGCTGCCTACTTTGCAGGCTTCCAGCTGGGCCAGGAGATTGGCAACCGCTGGAAGAAGGGTCTGAACGAGCAGATCTACGGTGCTGACACCACCAAGACTATCTCTATGCGCAACCTGCTGGCTGGTTTGATTGGCGGCATCAAGGGCGACGCTACCATGACTCCCGAGGAAGCTGGCGAGACTGCACAGCGCCTGATGGACCAGATTCAGAAGACACAACAGGAGAAGGCCAAGGCCGACGGAGAGGCTTTCCTGGCTGCGAACGCTAAGAAAGAGGGCGTGAAGGTGACCGAGAGCGGTCTGCAGTACAAGGTGCTGAAGGCTGGTAACGGTGCCATCCCCAACGATTCTTCTATCGTTCGCGTAAAATACCGCGGCACTTTGGTTGACGGAACTGAGTTCGACTCTTCAAGCAAGTATGGCGACGAACCCGCCACCTTCCGCGCTAATCAAGTGATCAAGGGTTGGACAGAGGCACTGACCATGATGCCTGTAGGTTCTAAGTGGGAGCTCTACATCCCCTATCAGTTGGCTTACGGCGAGCAGGGCTCACGTGGCATCCGCCCCTACTCTGCCCTAATCTTCGAGGTTGAGTTGGTTGAGATCAAAGACGCTGAATAA
- a CDS encoding FKBP-type peptidyl-prolyl cis-trans isomerase encodes MKKSLIIALAIMAGAFCSTAQAGKKKDKKKKQEKTECCVVPVTLTNSHDTLSYAAGQMMTNGLNSYLKSHFDVDDSHMADFVRGFNEVVNAAETPEAKARLAGMQIATQLKQQMLPGIMREFTDTPDTIVKEVLFRGFTDALLNDSTVKLSKPADELFRDLQQKNKEAKSEKLSAEGRKFLEENKLKEGVITTESGLQYKILVRGEGEVPQKTDKVKVHYEGRLIDGTVFDASSKHGTEPATFRADQVIKGWTEALTMMPVGSKWQLFIPQNLAYGERQAGQIPPYSTLIFDVELVGIEK; translated from the coding sequence ATGAAGAAATCACTGATAATTGCACTCGCCATCATGGCGGGTGCTTTCTGTTCTACTGCACAGGCAGGTAAAAAGAAAGATAAGAAAAAGAAACAGGAGAAGACCGAATGCTGCGTGGTTCCTGTGACACTGACAAACAGTCACGACACACTGAGCTATGCTGCCGGACAGATGATGACCAACGGTCTGAACAGCTATCTGAAAAGCCATTTTGACGTGGACGACAGCCACATGGCTGACTTCGTGCGTGGTTTCAACGAAGTGGTGAACGCTGCCGAGACTCCAGAGGCGAAAGCCCGCCTTGCCGGTATGCAGATTGCCACACAACTGAAACAGCAGATGCTACCTGGTATCATGAGGGAATTCACAGACACCCCCGACACCATTGTCAAGGAGGTGCTGTTCCGTGGTTTCACAGATGCACTGCTGAACGACAGCACCGTAAAGCTATCTAAGCCAGCCGACGAACTGTTCCGCGACTTGCAACAGAAGAACAAAGAAGCAAAAAGCGAAAAGCTGAGCGCCGAGGGACGCAAGTTTTTAGAGGAGAACAAACTGAAAGAGGGCGTCATCACCACCGAGAGCGGACTGCAATATAAGATTCTGGTACGCGGAGAGGGCGAGGTTCCACAGAAAACCGACAAGGTGAAGGTGCACTACGAGGGCCGACTGATTGACGGCACCGTGTTTGACGCCTCGTCAAAGCATGGCACCGAACCCGCTACGTTCCGCGCAGATCAGGTGATCAAGGGGTGGACAGAGGCACTGACCATGATGCCCGTAGGTTCAAAATGGCAACTGTTTATTCCTCAGAACCTGGCCTACGGTGAGCGTCAAGCCGGACAAATACCTCCCTACTCTACACTGATTTTCGATGTAGAACTGGTAGGTATTGAGAAGTAA
- a CDS encoding Lrp/AsnC family transcriptional regulator, translating into MEKIDNLDKRILSILSKNARIPFKDVAAECGVSRAAIHQRVQRLIDNDVITGSGFDVNPKSLGYKTCTYVGITLEKGSMYKDVVKRLELIPEVVESHFTTGPYTMMVKLYARDNEQLMNLLNGQLQEIPGVVATETLISLEQSIKREIPVHFEDVAE; encoded by the coding sequence ATGGAAAAAATAGACAACTTAGACAAGCGAATATTGAGCATCTTGTCAAAAAACGCACGTATCCCATTCAAAGATGTTGCCGCAGAATGTGGCGTATCAAGAGCCGCTATCCATCAGCGCGTACAACGCCTGATAGACAATGATGTCATCACGGGTAGCGGATTCGACGTTAACCCTAAGTCGCTGGGCTACAAGACATGTACCTATGTTGGTATCACACTGGAGAAGGGATCGATGTATAAGGACGTTGTGAAACGTCTGGAACTGATTCCGGAAGTAGTGGAAAGTCACTTCACCACGGGTCCATACACGATGATGGTAAAACTCTATGCACGAGACAACGAGCAGCTGATGAACCTGCTGAACGGACAACTGCAGGAGATACCCGGTGTGGTAGCTACAGAAACTCTGATCTCGCTGGAGCAGAGCATTAAGCGAGAGATACCGGTACACTTTGAAGACGTAGCGGAATGA
- a CDS encoding membrane dipeptidase — protein sequence MNTFDLKSQTADAYRQLHAAKERPVIGITGNYNELTCKLAEGYYKQIITAGGTPVIIPPTSDKAAIMSVLEGIDALLLSGGADYNPLYAGEEPCPKLGGINTERDLPELLIAQLAFNRQMPILGICRGIQTLAMALGGHVKQDISDIQTVKHSQDADRTTATHTVTLEEDSTLYAIYKPFFGSEEEKKLAVNSFHHQAVDAPGPHFRAVGHAADGIIEAIESTEFKSVIGVQWHPECMGDDGLPLFQWLVSMAKEFRQVQKVHDRILTLDTHCDTPMFFDLKVQSGKAECFGQNIHFEQRDKRILVDLPKMTEGRLDATIMVAYIPQKGLEESPKAYADGIFDQIERIAKENSAYLSIARTPAELLVNKQAGRKSIMLGIENGHAIEGRIENLEHFAQRGIVYMTLCHNGDNDICDSAKGSSTHGGVSAFGEQVIRRMNELGVMVDLSHAAETSFYDALEISNTPIVCSHSSARALCNHPRNLTDEQMLALAKAGGVCQITLYPGFLRTDEKATIMDAMAHLDHAIKVMGIDHVGLGTDFDGDGGVPGLANASELSNFTRQLLQRRYSEADIQQIWGGNFLRVMQQVQQQH from the coding sequence ATGAACACATTTGACCTTAAGTCGCAGACGGCCGATGCCTACAGACAGCTGCATGCTGCAAAGGAGCGGCCCGTCATTGGTATTACGGGAAACTACAACGAACTGACTTGCAAACTGGCTGAGGGCTATTATAAACAGATTATAACAGCCGGCGGCACGCCTGTTATCATACCACCCACGAGCGACAAAGCTGCGATCATGAGCGTCTTGGAGGGCATCGATGCACTCCTGCTGAGCGGCGGTGCAGACTATAACCCACTCTATGCTGGCGAGGAGCCATGTCCAAAACTGGGAGGCATCAACACGGAGCGCGACTTACCTGAACTGCTGATAGCGCAACTGGCCTTCAACCGCCAGATGCCTATACTGGGTATCTGTCGAGGTATTCAGACATTGGCTATGGCACTGGGCGGACACGTGAAGCAGGACATATCAGACATTCAGACGGTGAAGCACTCGCAGGATGCCGACCGCACCACGGCCACGCACACAGTCACGCTGGAAGAAGACAGCACGCTTTATGCTATCTACAAGCCGTTCTTTGGAAGTGAAGAAGAAAAAAAACTCGCAGTCAACTCGTTCCACCATCAGGCAGTGGACGCACCAGGACCACACTTCCGCGCTGTGGGCCATGCCGCTGACGGCATCATTGAGGCGATCGAGAGTACGGAGTTTAAGTCGGTGATTGGTGTGCAATGGCACCCAGAATGTATGGGTGACGATGGACTGCCACTATTTCAGTGGTTGGTGAGCATGGCTAAGGAGTTCCGCCAGGTGCAAAAGGTGCACGACCGCATACTGACATTAGACACACATTGCGACACACCGATGTTCTTTGACCTAAAGGTACAAAGCGGCAAAGCCGAGTGCTTTGGACAGAACATCCACTTCGAGCAGCGCGACAAGCGCATCTTGGTGGACTTGCCCAAGATGACCGAAGGACGACTCGACGCAACCATCATGGTGGCTTATATCCCACAGAAAGGTCTGGAAGAGAGTCCAAAGGCTTATGCCGACGGCATCTTTGACCAGATAGAACGTATTGCAAAGGAGAACAGTGCTTACCTGAGCATCGCCCGTACACCAGCAGAACTGCTTGTCAACAAACAGGCAGGACGAAAGTCAATCATGCTGGGCATCGAGAACGGACATGCCATTGAGGGAAGGATTGAGAACTTGGAACACTTCGCTCAGCGCGGCATTGTCTATATGACGCTATGCCATAATGGCGACAATGACATCTGTGACTCGGCCAAAGGCAGCTCAACACACGGTGGCGTGAGTGCCTTCGGCGAACAGGTGATTCGACGTATGAACGAGCTGGGCGTAATGGTAGATCTAAGCCATGCTGCTGAGACCAGTTTCTATGATGCCCTGGAGATTAGCAACACACCTATTGTGTGCAGCCACAGCTCGGCTAGAGCATTATGCAACCATCCACGCAACCTCACCGACGAGCAGATGCTGGCGCTGGCCAAAGCTGGCGGTGTGTGCCAGATTACACTCTATCCAGGTTTCCTGCGCACCGACGAGAAAGCCACCATCATGGATGCTATGGCACATCTAGACCATGCCATCAAGGTGATGGGCATTGACCACGTGGGGCTGGGCACTGACTTCGACGGCGATGGCGGAGTGCCAGGGCTTGCCAATGCGAGCGAGCTTTCAAACTTTACACGCCAACTACTACAGCGCCGCTATAGCGAGGCTGACATACAACAGATATGGGGAGGCAACTTCCTAAGGGTGATGCAGCAAGTGCAGCAACAACATTAA